A stretch of the Streptosporangium sp. NBC_01755 genome encodes the following:
- the urtC gene encoding urea ABC transporter permease subunit UrtC, protein MNLTRLRGPALFAAVAVLALVVAPLLLEPFRLGLLAKYLCFAIVALGIGLAWGQGGMLVLGQGVFFGLGGYAMGMHLKLVDAQGDLPDFMVWSGVEQLPALWKPFANPVFALAMVVLGPMLIATVLGLLVFRQRVRGAYFAILTQALAAAFVILLVGQQGLTGGTNGLTNFFDLFGQDLAADSTQRGLYFVVAIVTGLLYLGARQLVNSRFGRLLVAIRDGEDRVRFLGYDPARVKTVVFAISAGMAGLAGALFVPLVGIISPALLGVVPSLELVVAVAVGGRFALAGAILGAVVMGYAKTSFSEQFADGWLYLQGALFILVMTLAPKGILGLAASARDALARRSKRPTAPEPPPTDDAPGRRVMEEVR, encoded by the coding sequence GTGAATCTCACCCGCCTCAGAGGGCCGGCGCTCTTCGCGGCGGTGGCCGTGCTCGCCCTGGTCGTCGCACCACTGCTGCTGGAACCCTTCCGCCTCGGCCTGCTGGCCAAGTACCTCTGCTTCGCGATCGTCGCCCTGGGCATCGGTCTGGCCTGGGGGCAGGGCGGCATGCTCGTCCTCGGCCAGGGCGTGTTCTTCGGGCTCGGCGGCTACGCGATGGGCATGCACCTGAAGCTGGTGGACGCCCAGGGAGACCTGCCCGACTTCATGGTCTGGAGCGGGGTCGAACAGCTGCCCGCGCTCTGGAAACCGTTCGCCAACCCGGTGTTCGCGCTGGCCATGGTCGTACTCGGGCCGATGCTGATCGCGACCGTGCTGGGCCTGCTGGTGTTCCGCCAGCGGGTGCGCGGCGCGTACTTCGCGATCCTCACCCAGGCGCTCGCCGCCGCGTTCGTCATCCTGCTCGTCGGACAGCAGGGCCTGACCGGCGGCACCAACGGCCTGACCAACTTCTTCGACCTGTTCGGCCAGGACCTGGCGGCGGACTCCACTCAGCGCGGGCTCTACTTCGTGGTCGCGATCGTCACCGGGCTGCTTTACCTCGGTGCCCGCCAGCTGGTCAACAGCCGCTTCGGGCGGCTGCTCGTCGCGATCAGGGACGGCGAGGACCGCGTCAGGTTCCTCGGCTACGACCCGGCCAGGGTCAAGACCGTCGTCTTCGCGATCTCCGCCGGCATGGCCGGGCTCGCGGGCGCCCTGTTCGTACCGCTGGTCGGCATCATCTCTCCCGCGCTGCTGGGGGTGGTCCCCTCGCTCGAACTCGTCGTCGCGGTCGCGGTCGGCGGCAGGTTCGCCCTCGCCGGGGCCATCCTCGGCGCGGTCGTCATGGGGTACGCCAAGACGTCCTTCAGCGAGCAGTTCGCCGACGGCTGGCTCTACCTGCAGGGCGCGCTGTTCATCCTCGTCATGACCCTGGCCCCCAAGGGGATCCTCGGGCTGGCGGCATCGGCCCGCGACGCCCTGGCCCGGCGGTCGAAGCGCCCCACGGCCCCGGAACCCCCGCCCACGGACGACGCCCCCGGCAGGAGAGTCATGGAGGAGGTCCGATGA
- a CDS encoding DUF2630 family protein, with amino-acid sequence MRDGDILAHINELIVEERELRKKLTSHSISSHEENNRIRQLEEALDQAWDLLRQRRARREFGEDPDSAAPRPIDEVEDYRQ; translated from the coding sequence ATGAGGGACGGCGACATCCTCGCCCACATCAACGAGCTCATCGTCGAGGAGCGGGAGCTCCGGAAGAAGCTGACCTCGCACTCGATCTCCTCGCACGAGGAGAACAACCGGATCAGACAGTTGGAGGAGGCTCTCGACCAGGCATGGGACCTGCTCAGGCAGCGCCGGGCACGCCGCGAGTTCGGCGAGGACCCCGACTCCGCCGCTCCCCGCCCGATCGACGAGGTCGAAGACTACCGTCAGTGA
- the urtE gene encoding urea ABC transporter ATP-binding subunit UrtE, which translates to MLSVQDLDAGYGRARVLFGVSLKVEPGQLVCVMGRNGVGKTTLLNTVMGVLPATAGSVVFEGRDVTRLPPHERVRLGMAYVPQGHETFPQLSVLANLQVTLEAAGGPQEALEEALETFPRLKPLLKRRAGFLSGGQQQQLAIARALVTRPRLLILDEPTEGIQPSIIIEIEEAIERLHASGLSLLLVEQYLDLALRLADRFLILDAGHVVHSGAVEELHGEEIHRLLAV; encoded by the coding sequence ATGCTGTCAGTACAGGATCTTGACGCCGGGTACGGCAGAGCCCGCGTGCTGTTCGGGGTCTCCCTGAAAGTGGAGCCAGGGCAACTGGTGTGTGTGATGGGCCGCAACGGGGTGGGCAAGACCACCCTGCTCAACACCGTGATGGGCGTGCTGCCCGCCACCGCGGGTTCGGTCGTCTTCGAGGGCCGCGACGTGACGCGCCTGCCGCCGCACGAGCGGGTGCGGCTCGGCATGGCGTACGTCCCCCAGGGACACGAGACCTTCCCCCAGCTCAGCGTGCTCGCCAACCTGCAGGTCACGCTGGAGGCCGCAGGCGGCCCGCAGGAGGCGCTGGAGGAGGCGCTGGAGACCTTCCCCCGCCTGAAGCCGCTGCTCAAGCGGCGTGCCGGATTCCTGTCCGGCGGGCAGCAGCAGCAGCTCGCGATCGCCCGCGCACTCGTCACCCGGCCCAGGCTGCTCATCCTGGACGAGCCCACCGAGGGCATCCAGCCCTCGATCATCATCGAGATCGAGGAGGCGATCGAGCGGCTGCACGCCTCCGGCCTGTCGCTCCTGCTGGTCGAGCAGTATCTGGACCTGGCGCTCCGCCTCGCCGACCGTTTCCTCATCCTCGACGCCGGGCACGTCGTCCACTCGGGGGCGGTGGAGGAATTACACGGGGAGGAGATTCACCGCCTTCTCGCTGTATGA
- the urtA gene encoding urea ABC transporter substrate-binding protein, with protein sequence MRKTAWCSVVAVAALTATLTACGTEAPANKDAAAASGGDGDIKVGILHSLSGTMAISEVTVRDAELLAIEEINAAGGVLGKKLVPVVEDGASDWPTFAEKATKLIRQDKVATTFGGWTSASRKAMLPVFERSKALLWYPVQYEGLESSPYIFYTGATTNQQIIPGLDYLKEQGKKKIFLVGSDYVFPRTANKIIKAYAAANDMEILGEEYTPLGHTEYSTLTNKVVQAKPDAVFNTLNGDSNVAFFKQLNSAGITAEKMPVLSVSVAEEEVKGIGVDNIAGHPVAWNYYQTTENPANEKFVAAFKAKYGADKVTSDPMEAGYNAVYLWAEAAKKAGTVEVEAVRKAAGGIALDRPEGLVTIDGENQHMYKTARIGVIQPDGLIKEVWNSGKPIKPDPYLKGYPWASDLATG encoded by the coding sequence TTGAGGAAGACAGCATGGTGCTCCGTGGTGGCCGTCGCGGCGCTGACCGCGACACTGACCGCCTGCGGCACTGAAGCCCCTGCGAACAAGGACGCGGCCGCCGCGAGTGGCGGTGACGGCGATATCAAGGTCGGCATCCTGCACTCGCTGAGCGGCACCATGGCCATCAGCGAGGTGACCGTCAGGGACGCCGAACTGCTCGCCATCGAGGAGATCAACGCCGCCGGGGGAGTGCTCGGCAAGAAGCTGGTACCCGTGGTGGAGGACGGCGCGTCCGACTGGCCCACCTTCGCGGAGAAGGCCACCAAGCTCATCCGCCAGGACAAGGTCGCCACCACCTTCGGCGGGTGGACCTCCGCCAGTCGCAAGGCGATGCTGCCGGTCTTCGAGCGGAGCAAGGCCCTGTTGTGGTACCCGGTGCAGTACGAGGGCCTGGAGAGCTCGCCGTACATCTTCTACACCGGTGCCACCACCAACCAGCAGATCATCCCGGGCCTGGACTACCTCAAGGAACAGGGCAAGAAGAAGATCTTCCTGGTCGGCAGCGACTACGTCTTCCCGCGAACCGCCAACAAGATCATCAAGGCGTACGCGGCGGCGAACGACATGGAGATCCTCGGTGAGGAGTACACCCCGCTCGGCCACACCGAGTACAGCACGCTGACCAACAAGGTCGTCCAGGCCAAGCCGGACGCCGTGTTCAACACCCTCAACGGCGACAGCAACGTCGCCTTCTTCAAGCAGCTCAACAGCGCCGGGATCACCGCGGAGAAGATGCCCGTGCTGTCGGTGAGCGTCGCCGAGGAGGAGGTCAAGGGCATCGGCGTCGACAACATCGCCGGCCACCCCGTCGCCTGGAACTACTACCAGACCACCGAGAACCCGGCCAACGAGAAGTTCGTCGCCGCGTTCAAGGCCAAGTACGGCGCGGACAAGGTGACCTCCGACCCGATGGAGGCCGGATACAACGCCGTCTACCTCTGGGCCGAGGCCGCCAAGAAGGCCGGGACCGTCGAGGTCGAGGCCGTCAGGAAGGCGGCGGGCGGCATCGCGCTGGACCGTCCCGAGGGCCTCGTCACCATCGACGGCGAGAACCAGCACATGTACAAGACGGCCAGGATCGGGGTGATCCAGCCCGACGGTCTCATCAAGGAGGTCTGGAACTCCGGCAAGCCGATCAAGCCCGACCCCTACCTCAAGGGCTACCCCTGGGCGAGTGACCTGGCCACCGGCTGA
- a CDS encoding transporter substrate-binding domain-containing protein has product MAEEPADAGTRAEGTPTPSEHHGRSDRQGGRGGGGPAGDEREGRSGGGTGRSPGDESRGRDVDEHDRQSGDDRGRRSDDRHDRERRFDGRYERDRWDDDGHGHERRSDERDRWDDDGHGHDPRPKDARVFEDAYPGMPAGPFARRGFRRFRLTAWIALVVAAVVVGVSITWVNGPPTEAELREKAGLLSKDRLRIGVKDDTPGIALRSKDGSGFEGFDIDIAYLIAADLGFRRDQVEFMSIETEDRARMQARNGNGEFVRVDLVVATFSVTPARKADPSVGFSTPYLFTEQSVVTRSDYQDEHVASLGQLEGRKVCSLGTSTSLTELSKAIRGNPIAEGLISKCVERLRRGDIDAVTTDAALLAGFVTQDRNLRHHDIALEKTEMWAVNAGPNAALRTLVDLALYRSYADPQNQRWEEAYKAHIEPLLKTNPGVNVAQAEQPCALPPPVRRWPWERTLPARDCPSAP; this is encoded by the coding sequence ATGGCGGAGGAACCTGCGGACGCGGGAACGCGAGCGGAGGGGACACCGACCCCTTCCGAGCACCACGGTCGCTCCGACCGGCAGGGCGGTCGCGGGGGCGGCGGACCGGCCGGCGACGAGCGCGAGGGGCGATCCGGCGGCGGGACCGGCAGGTCGCCCGGTGACGAGAGCCGAGGCCGGGATGTCGATGAGCATGATCGACAGTCAGGTGACGACCGTGGCCGGCGGTCCGATGATCGACATGACCGTGAGCGGCGCTTCGACGGCCGATACGAGCGTGACCGGTGGGACGACGACGGGCACGGTCACGAGCGGCGGTCCGACGAGCGTGACCGGTGGGACGACGACGGGCACGGTCACGACCCACGGCCCAAGGACGCGCGGGTCTTCGAGGACGCGTACCCCGGGATGCCGGCCGGGCCGTTCGCCAGGCGCGGGTTCCGGCGGTTCCGGCTGACCGCCTGGATCGCGCTGGTCGTCGCCGCGGTCGTGGTCGGGGTGTCCATCACGTGGGTGAACGGGCCGCCCACCGAGGCCGAGCTCCGGGAGAAGGCGGGACTCCTCAGCAAGGACAGGCTCCGGATCGGCGTGAAGGACGACACCCCGGGCATCGCCCTGCGGTCGAAGGACGGGTCCGGCTTCGAGGGCTTCGACATCGACATCGCCTACCTGATCGCGGCGGATCTGGGCTTCCGGCGCGACCAGGTCGAGTTCATGTCCATCGAGACCGAGGACAGGGCGCGGATGCAGGCCCGGAATGGGAACGGGGAATTCGTCAGGGTCGACCTCGTGGTGGCGACCTTCAGCGTGACGCCCGCCCGCAAGGCGGACCCCTCCGTCGGCTTCTCCACGCCCTACCTCTTCACCGAGCAGTCGGTGGTGACCAGATCCGACTACCAGGACGAACACGTCGCCTCCCTGGGGCAGCTTGAGGGCAGGAAGGTCTGCTCGCTCGGCACCTCGACCTCCCTGACCGAGCTGAGCAAGGCGATAAGGGGCAACCCCATCGCCGAGGGCCTGATCAGCAAATGCGTGGAACGTCTCCGGAGGGGCGACATCGACGCGGTGACCACCGACGCGGCACTCCTGGCCGGGTTCGTCACGCAGGACAGGAACCTGCGCCACCACGACATCGCGTTGGAGAAGACGGAGATGTGGGCTGTCAACGCGGGTCCCAACGCCGCGCTGCGCACCCTGGTCGACCTCGCGCTCTACCGTTCCTACGCCGACCCGCAGAACCAGCGCTGGGAGGAGGCGTACAAGGCCCACATCGAACCGCTGCTGAAGACCAACCCGGGGGTGAACGTGGCCCAGGCGGAGCAGCCGTGCGCGCTTCCCCCGCCGGTGCGCCGCTGGCCATGGGAGCGGACCCTCCCCGCCCGGGATTGTCCCTCCGCCCCTTGA
- a CDS encoding urease subunit beta, with the protein MTPGEIQYGDTPIPLNPGRERVTVRVVNTADRPIQVGSHYHFSACNPGLEFDRQAAWGTRLDVPAGTAVRFEPGVERDVPLVPIGGLRIVPGLRPEWAGPLDGSPGVH; encoded by the coding sequence ATGACACCCGGCGAGATCCAGTACGGCGACACGCCCATCCCGCTCAACCCGGGCCGCGAGCGCGTCACCGTCCGCGTCGTCAACACCGCGGACCGGCCGATCCAGGTCGGTTCGCACTACCACTTCTCCGCGTGCAACCCCGGCCTGGAGTTCGACCGCCAGGCGGCCTGGGGCACCCGGCTCGACGTCCCCGCGGGTACGGCGGTGCGGTTCGAGCCCGGCGTGGAGCGCGACGTGCCCCTCGTGCCGATCGGCGGGCTGCGGATCGTCCCCGGTCTCCGCCCCGAGTGGGCCGGACCTCTCGACGGGAGCCCCGGTGTTCATTGA
- the urtB gene encoding urea ABC transporter permease subunit UrtB → MEAFLNQLPIGLSIGAVLLLIALGLTFTFGQMGVINMAHGEFIMAGAYTAYLLQDLTGRMAVIVALPVAFLVAGLMGLILERTAIRHFYGRPLDTLLLTWGVSLVLQQLARDLFGAPNVQVQAPTWLQGGIASLPYNRLFIFGLAIATVIGIWAYMNRTGAGRRMQAVMQNRQLAAVSGINTARVDQRTFFIGSGLAGVAGVALTLIGPVGPALGTYYIVDAFLVVVAGGLGQLRGAVIAAAGLGLLNSYAEFWSDASLAKVIVFAAIIAFLQFRPQGLFVLRSRALT, encoded by the coding sequence GTGGAGGCCTTTCTCAACCAGCTCCCGATCGGCCTGTCCATCGGTGCCGTGCTGCTGCTCATCGCCCTCGGCCTGACGTTCACGTTCGGCCAGATGGGCGTGATCAACATGGCCCACGGCGAGTTCATCATGGCCGGGGCGTACACCGCCTACCTGCTCCAGGACCTCACCGGCCGGATGGCCGTGATCGTGGCCCTGCCCGTCGCCTTCCTGGTCGCCGGGCTGATGGGGCTCATCCTGGAACGGACCGCGATCCGCCACTTCTACGGCCGCCCGCTCGACACCCTGCTGCTCACCTGGGGCGTCAGCCTCGTGCTCCAGCAGCTCGCCCGCGACCTGTTCGGGGCACCCAACGTGCAGGTCCAGGCGCCCACCTGGTTGCAGGGCGGCATCGCCTCCCTGCCGTACAACCGGCTGTTCATCTTCGGTCTCGCCATCGCCACCGTCATCGGCATCTGGGCCTACATGAACCGCACCGGCGCCGGCCGCCGGATGCAGGCCGTGATGCAGAACCGGCAACTGGCCGCGGTCAGCGGCATCAACACCGCCCGGGTGGACCAGCGGACCTTCTTCATCGGCTCAGGGCTGGCCGGAGTCGCCGGGGTGGCGCTCACCCTCATCGGCCCCGTCGGTCCCGCGCTGGGCACCTACTACATCGTCGACGCCTTCCTGGTGGTCGTCGCCGGAGGGCTCGGCCAGCTGCGCGGCGCCGTCATCGCCGCCGCCGGCCTCGGCCTGCTCAACTCCTACGCCGAGTTCTGGAGCGACGCCAGCCTGGCGAAGGTCATCGTGTTCGCCGCGATCATCGCCTTCCTCCAGTTCCGCCCGCAGGGCCTGTTCGTACTCCGATCGAGGGCGCTCACGTGA
- a CDS encoding urease subunit gamma has translation MRLTPHEQERLLIHVAAGLARDRRSRGLRLNHPEATAIIASFLMEGARDGRTVAELMEAGREVLSRDDVMEGVPEMLSSVQIEATFPDGTKLVTVHQPIP, from the coding sequence ATGCGGCTCACACCACACGAGCAGGAACGCCTGCTCATCCACGTCGCCGCCGGTCTCGCTCGCGACCGCAGGTCACGGGGCCTCCGGCTCAACCATCCCGAGGCCACCGCGATCATCGCGTCCTTCCTCATGGAGGGGGCCAGGGACGGACGGACCGTCGCCGAGTTGATGGAGGCGGGGCGCGAGGTGCTCTCCCGCGACGACGTCATGGAAGGGGTGCCCGAGATGCTGTCGTCCGTACAGATCGAGGCGACCTTCCCCGACGGCACCAAGCTCGTCACCGTCCACCAGCCGATCCCGTGA
- the urtD gene encoding urea ABC transporter ATP-binding protein UrtD, with product MSPIIEVRGLSVVFDGFRAIDGIDLTVEEGELRFLIGPNGAGKTTLIDVITGLTRPTTGEVVFDGRNLVGLREHNIVRLGVGRTFQTSVVFEELTVLENLDLAASFRRPLWSLARRRRGISEAVADALETTGLRELADRPAGVLSHGQRQWLEIGMLLTQNPKLLLLDEPVAGMSKDERERTGELLTSVANDHTVIVIEHDMEFLRRYASQVTVLHEGKVLIEGSVDQVRDDPRVQEVYLGRKRDDAVSTGS from the coding sequence ATGAGTCCGATCATCGAGGTACGCGGGCTGTCGGTGGTCTTCGACGGCTTCCGCGCCATCGACGGCATCGACCTGACCGTCGAGGAGGGGGAGCTGCGCTTCCTGATCGGGCCCAACGGCGCGGGGAAGACCACGCTCATCGACGTCATCACCGGCCTCACCCGCCCCACCACCGGTGAGGTCGTCTTCGACGGCCGTAACCTGGTCGGCCTGCGCGAGCACAACATCGTCAGGCTCGGTGTCGGGCGCACCTTCCAGACCTCCGTGGTCTTCGAGGAGCTCACGGTCCTGGAGAACCTCGACCTGGCGGCCTCCTTCCGGCGCCCGCTCTGGTCGCTGGCCCGGCGCAGGCGCGGGATCTCCGAGGCCGTCGCCGACGCGCTGGAGACCACAGGTCTGCGGGAGCTGGCGGACCGGCCCGCGGGGGTGCTCTCCCACGGGCAGCGGCAGTGGCTGGAGATCGGCATGCTGCTCACCCAGAACCCCAAGCTGCTCCTGCTGGACGAGCCGGTGGCCGGGATGTCGAAGGACGAGCGGGAACGGACCGGCGAGCTCCTGACGTCCGTGGCCAACGACCACACGGTGATCGTGATCGAACATGACATGGAGTTCCTGCGCAGGTACGCCTCGCAGGTCACCGTCCTGCACGAGGGCAAGGTGCTGATCGAAGGCTCGGTGGACCAGGTCCGCGACGACCCGCGCGTGCAGGAGGTCTATCTCGGAAGGAAGCGCGACGATGCTGTCAGTACAGGATCTTGA